From the genome of Melitaea cinxia chromosome 12, ilMelCinx1.1, whole genome shotgun sequence, one region includes:
- the LOC123658614 gene encoding uncharacterized protein LOC123658614: MEFNKNKTSFDVSGGDDERPEKGGVEERPETSGVTAGDEGSDADMRSRSSHDSDSSRKGRLWKRKRREETNAHRTKATVCRARARARSGERGGRNHAPIEGDAIRDELRRNVPSRRMLNTGPAQEGSGVCRVLGALYSRTTTDEIRQLQEANDRLKAENAQLRSEIAKLRQGVADLCTTPAQVPSTSRKETDDDSFVSKIMDGVGKMLDARFKNLEASGKLLPEARVRAVEAPASQPAETSATTLAPPANPAPRPAKAGQKKKKKKKAGAATQVAAPNEPRPLPPAPAALTEGWNVVARKGRKVGPPKNQPQPQNKGGPAKKPKTPKLRLPRSAAVQLTLLPGSTRTYAEVLGAIKADGLIASMGVETRYREKAEELARHIKAVVGEDVAVTRPEKCADLRVAGLDDSVTPQELAGVIAKAGGCQEDSIKVGEIRKNFAGVVFVGFVSASVSLLKTRPQQCYRCHEVGHVAAKCDKGVDRSGQCYRCGKEGHIRRQCTAEACCPICQAENKPAGHSLVACPRNKAGKRRKKAAPRDKTRAPPANRAGEVTMET, from the exons AtggaattcaataaaaacaaaacttcttTTGACGTTAGTGGTGGAGatgacgagaggcccgagaagggcggagtagaGGAGAGGCCCGAGACGAGCGGTGTTACGGCAGGTGACGAAGGCTCCGACGCGGACATGCGGTCCAGGTCGTCTCACGACTCGGACTCGTCGCGCAAAGGCCGCCTTTGGAAGCGCAAGCGTCGTGAGGAAACCAATGCGCATCGGACGAAAGCGACTGTGTGTCGGGCAAG AGCTCGAGCTCGAAGCGGCGAGCGAGGCGGTCGAAATCATGCGCCAATTGAGGGCGACGCGATCCGCGACGAGCTCAGGAGGAACGTGCCCAGCAGAAGAATGCTCAACACTGGACCTGCACAGGAGGGCTCAGGAGTGTGTCGAG TGCTAGGAGCCCTTTACTCCCGGACGACGACAGATGAGATCCGTCAGCTGCAGGAGGCGAACGATCGTCTTAAAGCCGAAAACGCCCAGCTGCGCTCGGAGATTGCGAAGCTGAGGCAGGGCGTGGCCGACTTGTGCACGACGCCTGCACAAGTCCCCTCAACGTCGAGGAAAGAAACCGATGACGACTCGTTCGTCTCTAAAATTATGGACGGGGTCGGGAAAATGCTCGACGCCCGATTCAAAAATTTGGAGGCTTCCGGCAAGCTCCTGCCCGAAGCGCGGGTGCGAGCAGTCGAGGCACCGGCTTCTCAGCCGGCGGAGACCAGTGCTACAACGCTGGCCCCGCCGGCGAACCCGGCCCCGAGGCCTGCCAAGGCAGgccaaaagaagaaaaagaagaagaaggcggGTGCGGCTACCCAAGTCGCTGCGCCCAACGAGCCTCGCCCCCTACCACCTGCTCCGGCCGCTCTGACGGAGGGGTGGAATGTGGTGGCGAGGAAAGGAAGGAAGGTGGGGCCGCCCAAAAACCAGCCCCAGCCCCAGAACAAAGGTGGGCCGGCTAAAAAGCCAAAGACGCCGAAGCTGCGACTGCCGCGATCGGCGGCGGTGCAGCTGACGCTGCTGCCGGGCAGCACGAGAACCTACGCGGAGGTCCTTGGTGCCATAAAGGCTGACGGCCTTATAGCGAGCATGGGCGTCGAGACTCGCTATAGG GAGAAGGCCGAGGAGCTTGCCCGGCACATCAAGGCGGTCGTCGGCGAGGACGTGGCGGTCACCCGCCCGGAGAAGTGCGCCGACCTGCGGGTGGCCGGGTTGGACGACTCGGTCACTCCCCAGGAGCTGGCCGGCGTGATCGCCAAGGCGGGAGGATGCCAGGAAGACTCAATAAAAGTCGGCGAAATACGCAAAAACTTCGCCGGCGTCGTTTTCGTCGGTTTCGTGTCGGCGAGTGTGTCCCTGCTGAAGACGAGACCGCAGCAATGTTATCGCTGCCACGAGGTTGGGCACGTGGCAGCGAAGTGCGACAAGGGGgtggaccgcagcggccagTGCTACCGCTGCGGCAAGGAGGGGCACATTCGCCGGCAGTGTACTGCCGAGGCCTGCTGTCCTATATGTCAGGCGGAAAACAAACCGGCTGGGCACAGCCTAGTTGCGTGCCCGCGCAACAAAGCGGGTAAAAGGAGAAAAAAGGCGGCACCCAGGGACAAAACCCGCGCACCGCCCGCCAACCGAGCCGGGGAGGTGACTATGGAGACCTGA